One stretch of Amycolatopsis sp. NBC_00345 DNA includes these proteins:
- a CDS encoding DUF2020 domain-containing protein — MRRILVLAPALVLFAGCGASTQISGTPAPAPAAATGSSAAGLPPDPKPAKTADCPYLDSLAVEDANGQHVSKVRVSDDEPHPACFFYRPDGNLQLTVQVYVGKADVATALVNKVAPIDSSNPASDPAGWKGGYQPSGDGVVYAVSKGDAAVIVTSNQKQSIKARKVAKNAIAALKL; from the coding sequence ATGCGACGAATCCTCGTTCTCGCGCCCGCCCTGGTGCTCTTCGCCGGCTGCGGAGCGTCGACCCAGATTTCGGGCACGCCCGCGCCCGCTCCCGCCGCGGCGACCGGCTCGTCGGCGGCGGGCCTGCCGCCCGACCCGAAGCCCGCGAAGACGGCCGATTGCCCGTACCTGGACAGCCTGGCGGTGGAGGACGCGAACGGCCAGCACGTGTCGAAGGTCCGGGTGTCGGACGACGAGCCTCACCCCGCGTGCTTCTTCTACCGGCCCGACGGGAACCTGCAGCTCACCGTGCAGGTGTACGTCGGCAAGGCGGACGTGGCGACGGCGCTGGTCAACAAGGTCGCGCCGATCGACTCGTCCAACCCGGCTTCCGACCCCGCGGGGTGGAAGGGCGGCTACCAGCCCTCCGGTGACGGGGTGGTGTACGCGGTCTCGAAAGGGGACGCCGCTGTCATCGTGACGAGTAACCAGAAGCAGAGCATCAAGGCACGCAAAGTGGCGAAAAATGCTATCGCTGCCCTGAAGCTCTGA
- a CDS encoding DUF6918 family protein: MADTLKEILLDSSRRPTVVTDLEGLVDAEVSDKGGVSGAVVKTGFAAVKKIKPGIIPAAVNTLLDDFAGALEPFYGDFKAKGGNDFGAYLTSRSDEASDALLTVTDSRADSSSRDSIKKVYSKLRPNGKKNVEEALPRLGQLIDKHAAAV, encoded by the coding sequence GTGGCTGACACCCTCAAGGAAATCCTGCTCGACTCCAGCCGTCGCCCGACGGTCGTGACCGACCTCGAAGGCCTCGTGGACGCCGAGGTGTCCGACAAGGGCGGGGTCTCCGGCGCTGTTGTGAAGACCGGCTTCGCCGCGGTCAAGAAGATCAAGCCGGGCATCATCCCCGCCGCGGTCAACACGCTGCTGGACGACTTCGCCGGTGCGCTCGAGCCCTTCTACGGCGACTTCAAGGCCAAGGGCGGCAACGACTTCGGTGCCTACCTGACCAGCCGCTCGGACGAGGCCTCCGACGCGCTGCTGACCGTCACGGACAGCCGTGCGGACAGCAGCAGCCGCGACAGCATCAAGAAGGTCTACTCGAAGCTGCGCCCGAACGGCAAGAAGAACGTCGAGGAGGCGCTGCCCCGCCTCGGCCAGCTGATCGACAAGCACGCCGCCGCGGTCTGA
- a CDS encoding peptidylprolyl isomerase encodes MTESARKATLHTNQGDIHVNLLPDHAPKTVANFVGLADGSKEYTQPNAQGTNSGPFYDGSIFHRVIDGFMLQGGDPTGTGRGGPGYKFGDEFHPELQFNKPYLLAMANAGPGTNGSQFFITVAPTTHLNFKHTIFGEVADQESRNVVDAIGRAATGPADRPLSDIVIEKITVEA; translated from the coding sequence GTGACTGAAAGCGCCCGTAAGGCCACCCTGCACACCAATCAGGGTGACATCCACGTGAACCTGCTCCCCGACCACGCGCCGAAGACGGTCGCGAACTTCGTGGGGCTGGCTGACGGCTCCAAGGAGTACACGCAGCCGAACGCGCAGGGGACGAACTCCGGCCCCTTCTACGACGGCTCGATCTTCCACCGGGTCATCGACGGCTTCATGCTCCAGGGCGGGGACCCGACCGGCACCGGCCGCGGCGGCCCCGGCTACAAGTTCGGCGACGAGTTCCACCCGGAGCTGCAGTTCAACAAGCCGTACCTGCTGGCGATGGCGAACGCCGGGCCCGGCACCAACGGCTCGCAGTTCTTCATCACCGTCGCGCCGACGACGCACCTGAACTTCAAGCACACGATCTTCGGCGAGGTGGCGGACCAGGAGTCCCGCAACGTCGTCGACGCGATCGGGCGCGCGGCGACCGGCCCGGCGGACCGTCCGCTGTCCGACATCGTCATCGAGAAGATCACCGTCGAGGCCTGA
- a CDS encoding rhomboid family intramembrane serine protease, which produces MNQPPNPSAYPQAPQPGCWWHPNRPTGLSCSRCGRPACPDCLREAAVGFQCTDCVQTGTQQQRQQHRSYQDSGMSARTIAGARPSNSVVVTTTLLAVNVLIFLITVVQAKSLFDNGNSQLSALGELWTYPTLGGGEWWRIFASGFLHYGPIHIAANMFSLWMMGRALEQVFGRTRYIALYFISMLGASTSVLLFDAPNRPSAGASGALFGLMGCYAVIVLKLKLNPSGLLITLALNAYITFSIPNISILAHVGGLVTGALVAVAFLYAPARNRTRWQVTGAVILVVAFIGLLVYRGAQIPSLDCQLSMVRGVQSYVCG; this is translated from the coding sequence GTGAACCAACCGCCGAATCCCTCCGCCTACCCCCAGGCGCCGCAGCCCGGGTGCTGGTGGCACCCGAACCGCCCGACCGGCTTGAGCTGCTCGCGCTGCGGGCGTCCGGCCTGCCCGGACTGCCTGCGCGAGGCCGCCGTCGGCTTCCAGTGCACCGACTGCGTGCAGACGGGCACCCAGCAGCAGCGTCAGCAGCACCGCTCGTACCAGGACTCCGGCATGAGCGCCCGCACCATCGCGGGCGCGCGCCCGTCGAACTCCGTGGTGGTCACCACCACGCTGCTCGCGGTGAACGTGCTGATCTTCCTGATCACCGTGGTCCAGGCGAAGAGCCTGTTCGACAACGGCAACTCCCAGCTGTCCGCGCTCGGTGAACTCTGGACCTACCCCACGCTCGGCGGCGGCGAGTGGTGGCGGATCTTCGCTTCCGGCTTCCTGCACTACGGGCCCATCCACATCGCGGCGAACATGTTTTCGCTGTGGATGATGGGCCGCGCGCTGGAGCAGGTGTTCGGCCGGACGCGCTATATCGCGCTGTACTTCATCTCGATGCTCGGCGCGTCCACTTCAGTGCTGTTGTTCGACGCGCCCAACCGGCCGTCCGCAGGCGCTTCGGGCGCGCTGTTCGGGCTGATGGGCTGCTACGCGGTCATCGTGCTGAAGCTCAAGCTGAACCCGTCCGGCCTGCTGATCACGCTGGCGCTCAACGCCTACATCACGTTCTCGATCCCGAACATCTCGATCCTCGCCCACGTCGGCGGCCTGGTCACGGGTGCGCTGGTCGCCGTCGCGTTCCTGTACGCGCCGGCCCGCAACCGCACGCGCTGGCAGGTGACCGGGGCGGTGATCCTGGTGGTCGCGTTCATCGGCCTGCTGGTCTACCGCGGCGCGCAGATACCGTCGCTCGACTGCCAGCTCTCGATGGTGCGCGGCGTCCAGTCGTACGTCTGCGGCTAG
- a CDS encoding PH domain-containing protein codes for MDNYPTSWAPRRALVVLAWAVAALLLVGAATDAVFGDGKGAVLMGVAVLAVGGFAGHWSLVRPRLAVDAEGLVARTLGGTHRLPWAQTTTRLRTTRRMGRDGVTLELEHGDQLYIFGRLDLGEDPRDVMDVLSALRGEL; via the coding sequence GTGGATAACTACCCCACCTCGTGGGCGCCGCGTCGGGCTCTTGTGGTACTGGCCTGGGCCGTCGCCGCCCTCCTTCTGGTGGGCGCGGCGACGGACGCTGTCTTCGGCGACGGCAAGGGCGCGGTGCTCATGGGCGTCGCGGTGCTGGCCGTCGGCGGGTTCGCCGGGCACTGGAGCCTCGTGCGGCCGCGCCTGGCCGTCGACGCCGAGGGCCTGGTGGCCCGCACGCTCGGCGGCACGCACCGGCTGCCCTGGGCCCAGACCACGACCCGGCTGCGCACCACCCGCCGGATGGGCCGCGACGGCGTGACGCTGGAGCTGGAGCACGGCGACCAGCTGTACATCTTCGGGCGCCTCGACCTCGGCGAGGACCCCCGTGACGTGATGGACGTCCTCAGCGCCCTGCGCGGCGAGCTCTAG
- the crgA gene encoding cell division protein CrgA codes for MPKSKVRKKTAYTPPADRRTPVKVKAAGPSNLFYKIVMFGLMVIGLLWLIVNYIAGPKIPFLNDLGNWNFAIGFAAMIVGLLMTMRWR; via the coding sequence ATGCCGAAGTCCAAGGTCCGCAAGAAGACCGCGTACACCCCGCCTGCCGATCGCCGTACGCCGGTGAAGGTCAAGGCTGCGGGCCCGTCGAACCTGTTCTACAAGATCGTCATGTTCGGCCTCATGGTGATCGGGCTGCTCTGGCTCATCGTGAACTACATCGCCGGTCCCAAGATTCCGTTTCTCAACGACCTGGGCAACTGGAACTTCGCGATCGGCTTCGCCGCGATGATCGTCGGCCTGCTCATGACGATGCGGTGGCGCTGA
- a CDS encoding class E sortase: protein MANQETEVFEAVKPGGTALKEKPEPTPLGKGGVAIRTAGEVLITLGLIVLLFMVYEVYVTDLFSAEKQSVASDQLQGDWAKDRTLHPELVDGKAFARIHIPSFGADFNFTIQEGTGEDSLAVGPGHYKGTALPGEPGNFGIAGHRVGKGAPFNDLDNLSSCDQIVIETATDFFIYKVLPYDDEMSGWTSGKGAQPECKGVPTLRDSSIAGGGAYDETFGRKVVLPSQGDAVNPVPYKPSDVLPKAQEASLLTLTTCHPQFSAKQRLIITSVLTQQVPKSQVSDYTKLLEKIGGAS, encoded by the coding sequence CTGGCGAACCAGGAGACCGAGGTCTTCGAGGCCGTCAAGCCCGGCGGCACGGCGTTGAAGGAGAAGCCGGAGCCCACGCCGCTCGGCAAGGGCGGCGTCGCGATCCGGACCGCGGGCGAGGTGCTGATCACCCTCGGCCTGATCGTCCTGTTGTTCATGGTTTACGAGGTTTACGTCACCGACCTGTTCTCGGCGGAGAAGCAGTCGGTCGCCAGCGACCAGCTCCAGGGCGACTGGGCGAAGGACCGCACGCTGCACCCCGAGCTGGTGGACGGCAAGGCGTTCGCCCGGATCCACATCCCCAGCTTCGGCGCGGACTTCAACTTCACCATCCAGGAGGGCACCGGCGAGGACTCGCTCGCCGTCGGCCCCGGCCACTACAAGGGCACGGCGCTGCCCGGCGAGCCCGGCAACTTCGGCATCGCCGGCCACCGCGTCGGCAAGGGCGCGCCGTTCAACGACCTGGACAACCTGAGCTCGTGCGACCAGATCGTGATCGAGACGGCGACCGACTTCTTCATCTACAAGGTGCTGCCCTACGACGACGAGATGAGCGGCTGGACCAGCGGCAAGGGTGCGCAGCCCGAGTGCAAGGGCGTCCCGACGCTGCGCGACTCCAGCATCGCGGGCGGCGGCGCGTACGACGAGACGTTCGGCCGCAAGGTGGTGCTGCCCAGCCAGGGTGACGCCGTGAACCCGGTGCCGTACAAGCCGTCCGACGTGCTGCCCAAGGCGCAGGAGGCCTCGCTGCTCACGCTCACCACGTGCCACCCGCAGTTCTCGGCGAAGCAGCGGCTGATCATCACGTCCGTGCTCACCCAGCAGGTGCCGAAGTCGCAGGTCTCGGACTACACGAAGCTGCTCGAGAAGATCGGCGGTGCCTCCTGA
- a CDS encoding LLM class flavin-dependent oxidoreductase: MVQRSSGQQLRFGVFLVSGRFPGQEDADVLRRTVRAAEAAEAAGFDDVWLAEHHFMPYGVCPSAVTLAGHVLGRTSRIDVGTAVSVLSTTHPVALAEQWSMLDAVSGGRLRVGVGRGGPWQDLEVFGTGLARYETGFAESLDLLLSAMAGGDVRADGEHFAFREVPFVPRPERRPRLVVACGGPGSDAVRLAAERGLPMLLGLHADDAEKVATVEAYGAPAEHVSTVLCQVGEDAADVVRRTLPGWLEDGLGAHVTVDGRPGPSRDPGAYTERLCAIHPVGDPGHCVETLETSLRRTGVSHVVMFVEASGTPEGTCENIARIGAEVLPALRRQPPVSSPGAPGSD; encoded by the coding sequence GTGGTTCAACGAAGTAGCGGTCAACAACTGAGGTTCGGCGTCTTCCTGGTCTCCGGGCGGTTCCCGGGGCAGGAGGACGCCGACGTGCTGCGCCGGACCGTCCGCGCCGCGGAGGCCGCCGAGGCGGCGGGGTTCGACGACGTGTGGCTCGCGGAGCACCACTTCATGCCTTACGGCGTCTGCCCGTCGGCCGTCACGCTCGCCGGGCACGTGCTGGGCCGGACGTCGCGCATCGACGTCGGCACGGCGGTGAGCGTGCTGTCCACGACGCACCCGGTGGCGCTGGCGGAGCAGTGGTCGATGCTCGACGCCGTCTCCGGCGGGCGGCTGCGCGTCGGCGTCGGGCGCGGTGGGCCGTGGCAGGACCTGGAGGTGTTCGGCACCGGGCTGGCGCGGTACGAGACCGGCTTCGCCGAGTCGCTGGACCTGCTGCTGTCGGCGATGGCCGGCGGTGACGTGCGCGCGGATGGCGAGCACTTCGCGTTCCGGGAGGTGCCGTTCGTGCCACGGCCCGAGCGTCGGCCGCGGCTGGTCGTCGCCTGCGGCGGCCCGGGCTCCGACGCGGTGCGGCTGGCCGCCGAGCGCGGGCTGCCGATGCTGCTGGGCCTGCACGCGGACGACGCGGAGAAGGTCGCCACGGTCGAGGCTTACGGCGCGCCCGCGGAACACGTCTCGACGGTGCTGTGCCAGGTCGGCGAGGACGCCGCCGACGTGGTGCGGCGGACGCTGCCCGGCTGGCTCGAAGACGGCCTCGGCGCGCACGTGACGGTGGACGGCAGGCCCGGCCCGTCGCGCGACCCCGGCGCGTACACCGAGCGGCTGTGCGCGATTCATCCCGTCGGCGACCCGGGTCACTGCGTGGAGACGCTGGAAACGAGCCTCCGGCGCACCGGCGTCTCCCACGTGGTGATGTTCGTGGAGGCGTCCGGCACGCCGGAGGGCACGTGCGAAAACATCGCGCGGATCGGCGCCGAGGTGCTGCCCGCGCTACGGCGTCAGCCGCCCGTCAGCAGTCCCGGAGCTCCGGGCTCTGATTGA
- a CDS encoding SCO5389 family protein, with product MSLDVSPALLEKAERGEVSDAEFVACVRESLPYAWEVITGVIAEADGAADGFADNETPPPDETARGQLLRALASDAIRGGLERHFGVKLAFQNCHRVAVFRSSELDGDRYRAFVSARGQLLNQSPELRDC from the coding sequence TTGTCTTTGGACGTATCGCCCGCGCTGCTGGAAAAGGCCGAGCGCGGGGAGGTCTCCGACGCGGAGTTCGTGGCCTGCGTGCGGGAGTCCCTGCCCTACGCGTGGGAGGTGATCACCGGCGTGATCGCCGAGGCCGACGGCGCCGCGGACGGGTTCGCCGACAACGAGACGCCGCCACCGGACGAGACCGCTCGCGGGCAACTGCTGCGGGCACTGGCCTCCGACGCCATCCGCGGCGGCTTGGAGCGGCACTTCGGCGTCAAGCTGGCCTTCCAGAACTGCCACCGCGTGGCCGTGTTCCGCTCGTCCGAGCTGGACGGCGACCGCTACCGCGCGTTCGTCTCGGCCCGCGGCCAGCTGCTCAATCAGAGCCCGGAGCTCCGGGACTGCTGA
- a CDS encoding ABC transporter permease has protein sequence MRTFTRLVTTETKLFLRTPMWAILGVLLPTVVLLAVGLIPGFTQPSAVTGGYRFVDLWVPSLVVISIAMLGLQVIPGAVAAYREQGVLRRLATTPVPPSYLLLAQLVIHAVVALAGILVLLVAGHAVYAVPMPRHPLTFLVTLVLGLVSVFALGLVAASIARTSKGAGGLAMLVYFPIMFLGGVYLPRPLLPAVVQRIGAYVPPGTQPLQDAWVGNGVQPLQFAVLALFALGGTALAVRLFRWE, from the coding sequence ATGCGCACGTTCACCAGGCTCGTCACCACCGAGACGAAGCTGTTCCTCCGCACGCCGATGTGGGCGATCCTCGGTGTGCTGCTGCCCACCGTGGTGCTGCTGGCTGTCGGACTCATCCCCGGCTTCACGCAGCCGAGCGCCGTGACCGGCGGCTACCGCTTCGTCGACCTGTGGGTGCCTTCGCTCGTGGTCATCTCGATCGCGATGCTCGGGCTGCAGGTCATCCCCGGCGCCGTCGCCGCCTACCGCGAGCAGGGCGTGCTGCGCCGGCTCGCCACCACACCCGTGCCACCGTCGTACCTGCTGCTCGCCCAGCTCGTCATCCACGCCGTGGTGGCGCTCGCGGGCATCTTGGTCCTGCTGGTGGCCGGCCACGCCGTGTACGCCGTGCCGATGCCGCGCCACCCGCTGACCTTCCTCGTCACGCTGGTGCTCGGGCTCGTCTCGGTGTTCGCGCTCGGCCTGGTCGCCGCGTCGATCGCCCGCACGAGCAAGGGCGCCGGCGGGCTCGCGATGCTCGTGTACTTCCCGATCATGTTCCTCGGCGGCGTCTACCTGCCCCGGCCGCTGCTGCCCGCCGTGGTCCAGCGGATCGGCGCGTACGTCCCGCCGGGCACGCAGCCGCTGCAGGACGCGTGGGTGGGCAACGGCGTTCAGCCGCTGCAGTTCGCCGTGCTGGCCCTGTTCGCGCTCGGCGGAACGGCGCTGGCGGTACGGCTGTTCCGGTGGGAGTAG
- a CDS encoding ABC transporter ATP-binding protein, whose translation MPLIEVTELTKRYGDRVAVDGVSFTVERGEVFGILGTNGAGKTTTVECLQGLRTADAGTISVLGLDPAHDRDELRRRVGVQLQESRLPEKLRVREALELFASFYPHPADVDGLLRRLALEDHQRTYFGRLSGGLKQRVSIALALIGEPEVAILDELTTGLDPHARRDTWKLVEGVRDSGVTVLLVTHFMDEAERLCDRVAVFDAGRVVATGTPAELRGTTGKSTLDDAFVTLTGRD comes from the coding sequence ATGCCACTCATCGAAGTCACCGAGCTGACCAAGCGGTACGGGGACCGGGTCGCGGTCGACGGGGTTTCGTTCACCGTCGAGCGCGGCGAGGTCTTCGGGATCCTCGGCACCAACGGCGCCGGGAAGACCACCACCGTCGAATGCCTGCAGGGATTGCGCACCGCCGACGCCGGCACGATCTCGGTGCTCGGCCTCGACCCGGCGCACGATCGCGACGAGCTGCGCCGGCGCGTGGGCGTCCAGCTGCAGGAAAGCCGGCTGCCCGAGAAGCTGCGGGTACGCGAGGCGCTTGAGCTGTTCGCGTCGTTCTACCCGCACCCCGCGGACGTCGACGGCCTGCTGCGGCGGCTCGCGCTGGAGGACCACCAGCGCACGTACTTCGGCCGGCTGTCCGGCGGGCTCAAGCAGCGGGTGTCCATCGCGCTCGCGCTGATCGGCGAGCCCGAGGTCGCCATCCTCGACGAGCTCACCACGGGCCTCGACCCGCACGCCCGCCGCGACACCTGGAAGCTCGTCGAAGGAGTGCGCGACAGCGGCGTGACCGTCCTGCTCGTCACCCACTTCATGGACGAGGCCGAGCGGCTGTGCGACCGCGTCGCGGTCTTCGACGCCGGCCGGGTGGTCGCCACCGGCACGCCCGCCGAGCTTCGCGGCACCACCGGCAAGTCCACTTTGGACGACGCGTTCGTCACCCTCACCGGCCGCGACTGA
- a CDS encoding sensor histidine kinase, translating into MTYPTAVRRAFALAGLALMSWFDVLVELLAFALLCVGLVFFLPSAILWARGRSRRTRALAGSWCGVEVPDPYRPEPPEPVRERDGWYRDGNQLFKRSWWIRVNRRINWVMDDAAVGRELQWQLVNPVAGLVLVVATVLSGPRALRGYGRWTRWWLGPRAARLRAGWRHRHSESLGHQIGIFVLGLIHLVLACAQLVALVLPFFPALVVASRTVPDTARREIHNWTGVRIPRPYLPPPPLPVPRADGLFQVGKQLYEEPWWPVQRARFRWITRDPATWRDLAAAVLVPVVSAVLLIPTVVLTFWGIGGLAALWAGRFISGWPAAQQASAHYFEVIGLPVVTSLGPALAVTPVALAALVLGLAPTTWLARQQARFARLVLGPTEAIRLAQRVRRLDQTRSDVTVAQAAELRRIERDLHDGIQSRLVAMGMKLGAVEALIDSDPAAAKKLAADLRAASAEALTELRVLVRGIHPPVLSERGLLDAVRAVALDSPLKAEVTGSLAGRVEEPVEACAYFAVCELLGNAAKHGAARRVTISLEHGDGLLRVTVTDDGKGGADAARGSGLRGIERRLGAFDGTLTLTSPLGGPTEAIVEVPCQLDPEPSSPKTSTSSETA; encoded by the coding sequence ATGACGTATCCGACGGCGGTGCGGCGGGCGTTCGCGCTGGCCGGGCTCGCGCTGATGAGCTGGTTCGACGTGCTGGTGGAGCTGCTCGCGTTCGCGCTGCTGTGCGTCGGCCTGGTCTTCTTCCTGCCCTCGGCCATCCTGTGGGCGCGCGGGCGGTCTCGGCGGACCCGGGCGCTGGCCGGGTCGTGGTGCGGAGTCGAGGTCCCGGACCCTTACCGGCCGGAGCCGCCGGAGCCGGTGCGGGAGCGCGACGGCTGGTACCGCGACGGGAACCAGCTGTTCAAACGGTCGTGGTGGATCCGGGTGAACCGGCGGATCAACTGGGTGATGGACGACGCCGCGGTCGGGCGGGAACTGCAGTGGCAGCTGGTCAACCCGGTCGCCGGGCTGGTGCTCGTGGTGGCCACGGTGCTGTCCGGCCCACGCGCGCTGCGGGGTTACGGCCGGTGGACGCGCTGGTGGCTGGGGCCCCGCGCGGCGCGGCTGCGGGCCGGGTGGCGCCACCGGCACTCCGAGTCGCTCGGCCACCAGATCGGGATCTTCGTGCTGGGCCTGATCCACCTCGTGCTGGCGTGCGCGCAGCTCGTGGCGCTGGTGCTGCCGTTCTTCCCGGCGCTGGTGGTGGCGAGCCGGACGGTGCCTGACACCGCCCGCCGGGAAATCCACAACTGGACGGGTGTGCGGATCCCCCGGCCGTACCTGCCGCCCCCGCCACTGCCTGTCCCGCGGGCCGACGGGCTGTTCCAGGTGGGGAAACAGCTGTACGAGGAGCCGTGGTGGCCGGTGCAGCGGGCGCGGTTCCGGTGGATCACGCGCGACCCCGCGACCTGGCGTGACCTCGCCGCGGCGGTGCTGGTGCCGGTCGTTTCGGCGGTGCTGCTGATTCCCACGGTGGTGCTGACGTTCTGGGGGATCGGCGGACTGGCGGCGCTGTGGGCGGGCCGGTTCATCAGCGGCTGGCCGGCGGCGCAGCAGGCGTCGGCGCACTACTTCGAGGTGATCGGCCTCCCGGTGGTCACGAGCCTGGGTCCGGCGCTCGCGGTCACCCCGGTGGCGTTGGCAGCACTGGTGCTCGGCCTGGCGCCGACGACCTGGCTCGCGCGGCAGCAAGCGAGGTTCGCCCGGCTGGTGCTCGGCCCGACGGAGGCGATCCGGCTGGCGCAGCGCGTACGGCGGCTGGACCAGACCCGCTCCGACGTCACCGTGGCGCAGGCCGCCGAGCTGCGGCGGATCGAGCGAGACCTGCACGACGGGATCCAGTCGCGGCTCGTGGCGATGGGCATGAAGCTGGGCGCGGTGGAGGCGCTGATCGACAGTGACCCGGCGGCGGCGAAGAAGCTGGCGGCCGACCTGCGGGCCGCGTCGGCGGAGGCGTTGACGGAGCTGCGGGTGCTGGTGCGCGGGATCCACCCGCCCGTGCTTTCGGAGCGAGGCCTGCTGGACGCCGTGCGCGCGGTGGCGCTGGACAGCCCGTTGAAAGCCGAGGTCACGGGCTCGCTGGCGGGCCGCGTCGAGGAGCCGGTGGAGGCGTGCGCGTACTTCGCGGTGTGCGAACTCCTTGGCAACGCGGCGAAACACGGGGCGGCCCGGCGGGTCACGATCTCGCTGGAGCACGGCGACGGGCTGCTGCGCGTCACGGTCACCGACGACGGCAAGGGCGGCGCGGACGCCGCGCGCGGCTCGGGACTGCGGGGAATCGAGCGCCGGCTGGGTGCATTCGACGGTACGTTGACGCTCACCAGCCCGCTGGGCGGCCCGACCGAGGCGATCGTGGAGGTTCCGTGTCAGCTCGACCCCGAACCGTCGTCGCCGAAGACCAGTACCTCCTCCGAGACGGCCTGA
- a CDS encoding response regulator transcription factor codes for MSARPRTVVAEDQYLLRDGLTHLLTAHGFDVVAAVGSGPELAAALREHRPDVSIVDVRMPPTNTDEGLQVALAARRESPGLPILVLSQHVEQLYARELLADGTGAVGYLLKDRVFNAADFIDAVRRVAAGGTAMDPEVIAKLVAGNASDPLAALTPREREVLALMAEGCSNAAVAARLHFSEGAVGKHTANIFAKLGIAASDDTNRRVLAVLAYLSAG; via the coding sequence GTGTCAGCTCGACCCCGAACCGTCGTCGCCGAAGACCAGTACCTCCTCCGAGACGGCCTGACGCACCTGCTCACCGCGCACGGCTTCGACGTCGTCGCCGCGGTGGGCTCGGGCCCGGAACTGGCGGCCGCGCTCCGGGAGCACCGGCCGGATGTGTCTATTGTGGACGTCCGCATGCCGCCGACGAACACCGACGAGGGACTGCAGGTGGCGCTGGCGGCCCGGCGCGAGAGCCCGGGCCTGCCGATCCTGGTGCTGTCGCAGCACGTCGAGCAGCTGTACGCGCGCGAACTGCTGGCCGACGGCACCGGCGCCGTCGGCTACCTGCTGAAGGACCGGGTGTTCAACGCCGCCGACTTCATCGACGCGGTCCGCCGCGTCGCCGCCGGCGGCACGGCCATGGACCCCGAGGTGATCGCCAAACTGGTGGCGGGCAACGCTTCCGACCCACTGGCCGCGCTGACCCCGCGCGAACGCGAGGTGCTCGCGCTGATGGCGGAGGGCTGCTCCAACGCCGCCGTCGCCGCCCGCCTCCACTTCAGCGAAGGCGCGGTCGGCAAACACACGGCGAACATCTTCGCGAAGCTCGGCATCGCCGCCTCGGACGACACCAACCGCCGGGTGCTGGCCGTGCTCGCCTACCTCTCGGCCGGCTGA